The Candidatus Baltobacteraceae bacterium genome includes the window TCGATATCGAGCTTTCGGCGCGGCGGCATGCGGCGCTGTACGGCGCCTTGCTCGCCCATCCGGGATCCTACTCGCGAGGCTGGCGCCGTGCAAGCTGAGGAACCGATGATCGTGGTTCGAGGCGTGGAGAAGCGCTTTGCCGCGTTCCACGGCTTCGGACGGCTTATGCGGCGTCGCGGAACGCCGGCCACGCGGCCGATCCTGCGCGATGTGAATCTCACCATCGGCCGCGGCGAACTCTTCGGCTTACTCGGCCCCAACGGTGCGGGGAAAACCACGCTTCTCAAGACGATGGCGACGCTCTGCATTCCCGACAGCGGGTCGATCCGGATATGCGGCATCGACGTCGCGCGCGATCCGCTCGCGGCCAAACGGAAGATCGGGCTGTGTACGAGCGACGAGCGCAGCTTTTACTACCGGCTCACAGCCCGGCAGAACCTCCGGTTCTTCGGCGCGCTCGGCGGACTGCGCGGCGCCCTGCTCAAGCGAAGAATCGAGGAGGCCGCGATCCAGGTGAACTTAGAACGGTTTTTGGAGTTGCGGTTTGCCGAGTTCTCCTCGGGTATGCGACAGCGATTGACGGTGGCGCGCGCGTTGCTCTGCGATCCGCCCATACTCTTTTTCGACGAACCGACGCGCGCCGTCGATCCCATTCATGCCGACGAATTGCGCAAGCTGATCCGTCACGAGTTGGTGGATCGCGCCGGCAAGTGCGTGATCGTCGCGACCAATTTACTCGAAGAAGCGTGGGCGATCTGCGATCGGGTGGCGGTGATCAATCACGGTGCGGTGCTGGCCTGCGGGCCGCCGCGCAGTCTCGACGCGCAACTCCACCGAACCGCGCAATACCGTCTGCACTTCGCGGGAGAAGAAGCGGCCATCGTCGCCCGCATCCGGGAGCTATCGGGCTGCACGGTTGCATCGAGCTCGAACGGAGACGGAACGGTCCTGCTCGTCGATTGCGATGCGGCCAACGGCGCGCTCGGCGAACTCATGAGCATAGCGGCAACCGCTCGAACGGCTTTGCGCGGCTTCGCGCTGCTCGAGCCGCATCCCATCGACGTCTTCCGGCAGATCACGAACGATGGCCGCTAAGCCCGCGCGCCGGAGTCCGTTCGAGGCGGCCGTTACGGCGGCAACGAGCGTTGCCGCGATTTTCGAACGCGACGCGCGCAACGCGCTCTCGTACAGCGCCTACTTTTACTCGCAGTGGTTCGCCATCGGCGTGGAAGTAACGATCGCCTTTTATCTGTCGCTGCTGATCCTGCCATCGACGAAGTTCGGATTTCACGGACACGTCGGCAGCTATTTTGCGTACCTTGTGGTGAGCTTCGCCTTCGTAACGTTTCAAAATAACGCCATGCTCAGCTTCGCCGAATCCGTCCGCGAAGGTCAAACGACCGGAACGCTCGAGGCGGTGCTGGCCACGCCAACCGCCCTACCGCTCATCATCCTATCGACGGGCGTCTGGTCGTTCGGCCTGACAACGCTGAAGGTCGTGTTTTACTTCGCGCTCGCGATGTGTTTCGGGCTGGATCTGCACCACGTCAACCCCCTTACGGCGATCGTGTTCCTGGTACTGACGGTGGCGGCGGTCTCGCCGATCGGCGTGTTTGCGGCCGGTGCGACGATGCTTTTTAAGAAGACGGGTCCCATCGCGTTCTCGGTCAACAGTGCGACCAATCTTTTCGGCGGCGTCTACATACCGCTTGCCAAGCTGCCGCTGGCGCTGCAATGGATCGGGTGGATGCTGCCGATCACGCACGCGCTCAACGGGTTTCGCGGCGCGCTCTACGGGGCGTCGCTTCGCGACATGCAAACCGAGATTTGGTGGCTCGTGGGTCTGACCGCCGTTCTTATGCCGGCGTCGCTCTATCTCTTTGGCCGCGCGGTGCACCGTGCAAAGGTCGATGGCTCGCTAGGGCTTTATTGAGGAGGTCCCGGTGTCTTTTCACCTACTCGCTCGCGGGTCACTAGCACAAAAGCCTCACCTTTGCAGAGTCGGCTGCACGTGTTCGCGCGCGGCCCGTTGATTTACGATTTCGTTAGAGAGGAAGTCGACTATTTATTATGATCGCGAAGGCGCTCTGCGTCGTAAGTTTCTTACTCGCAGCGACTTTTATGAATGGAGCGGCGGCGACGCGCGTCGTGGCGAACCTGCACGTCGATCGACTGCTGGGGCAGAGTAGCTCGACCGCGCAGATGCGCGCTCGCATGCTCCATCTCGCCTGGCGCACCTCCAGCGCGGCGCGGCAGATGGGCCTCACTCCTCAAGAATTGGCCGAATTTACCGGCGCCGTCGCCGACGGAAGGCTGAGTTACGGGCCGGTACCGCAACGGCTCGACGCCATGAGCGGCTATCGCCGCGGGCGCGTGTACGTTTTACGCAACGTCTCGATTCCCAAGGGCACCATGGGCTGGTCGCTCGCGATTGCCGAAGATCGCCGCGTCGTCGCACTCTACGTACCGGCTTCATGCGGCAATCTTTCGATGGTGGTGAAACCGCGAGTTTTGATCGCTCGCGTGCCGCCACACCGCGCGATGCGGCAGCCGCTCGCAGCGCAAATGGCGCCGACGCCCGCACCCGTCGAGACTGCGGCTCCGCAGCAAGTCGCCGCGGTCAACGAGTTTCCGCCG containing:
- a CDS encoding ABC transporter ATP-binding protein, which translates into the protein MQAEEPMIVVRGVEKRFAAFHGFGRLMRRRGTPATRPILRDVNLTIGRGELFGLLGPNGAGKTTLLKTMATLCIPDSGSIRICGIDVARDPLAAKRKIGLCTSDERSFYYRLTARQNLRFFGALGGLRGALLKRRIEEAAIQVNLERFLELRFAEFSSGMRQRLTVARALLCDPPILFFDEPTRAVDPIHADELRKLIRHELVDRAGKCVIVATNLLEEAWAICDRVAVINHGAVLACGPPRSLDAQLHRTAQYRLHFAGEEAAIVARIRELSGCTVASSSNGDGTVLLVDCDAANGALGELMSIAATARTALRGFALLEPHPIDVFRQITNDGR
- a CDS encoding ABC transporter permease, with translation MAAKPARRSPFEAAVTAATSVAAIFERDARNALSYSAYFYSQWFAIGVEVTIAFYLSLLILPSTKFGFHGHVGSYFAYLVVSFAFVTFQNNAMLSFAESVREGQTTGTLEAVLATPTALPLIILSTGVWSFGLTTLKVVFYFALAMCFGLDLHHVNPLTAIVFLVLTVAAVSPIGVFAAGATMLFKKTGPIAFSVNSATNLFGGVYIPLAKLPLALQWIGWMLPITHALNGFRGALYGASLRDMQTEIWWLVGLTAVLMPASLYLFGRAVHRAKVDGSLGLY